A DNA window from Methylocystis heyeri contains the following coding sequences:
- a CDS encoding YbjN domain-containing protein, translating into MQIVSEEKDRAEHPVDVVEQLAATNDWSFDRDDEDEICISVAGRWTDYHVAFTWLADLETLHISCAFDLKVPDRRRAEIAALIAAINEQLWMGHFDLWPKEGVAMHRHGLVLAGGAQPSGQQCAALLENALAACERYYQAFQFVLWTGKSAREALESATFETKGEA; encoded by the coding sequence ATGCAGATCGTGTCAGAAGAAAAAGATCGCGCGGAACATCCAGTGGACGTGGTCGAGCAACTCGCCGCCACCAACGACTGGTCGTTCGATCGCGACGACGAGGACGAAATCTGCATATCGGTCGCCGGCCGCTGGACCGACTACCATGTCGCCTTCACTTGGCTGGCCGACCTCGAAACCCTGCACATAAGCTGCGCCTTCGACCTCAAGGTTCCCGATCGCCGCCGCGCCGAAATCGCGGCTTTGATAGCCGCGATCAACGAACAGCTCTGGATGGGGCATTTCGACCTCTGGCCCAAGGAAGGGGTCGCCATGCATCGGCATGGCCTGGTGCTCGCCGGCGGCGCGCAGCCGTCGGGGCAGCAATGCGCCGCCCTTCTGGAAAATGCGCTGGCGGCCTGCGAACGCTATTATCAGGCGTTCCAATTCGTGCTCTGGACCGGCAAAAGCGCAAGGGAAGCCCTCGAATCCGCAACCTTCGAGACGAAAGGCGAGGCGTGA
- a CDS encoding TetR family transcriptional regulator, translating to MTTGPGTFPGARYDAASATAPAGGTREAIVDALLRLAARRDFGATTITDIAREAGVSLADFRDAFPSKGAVLGAFLRRIDRKVLENPSRSYEDEPSRERLYHVLSHRLDALEPYRDAVLNIAEWAAKDPLSATALNREIVNSMRFMLEAADIDSEGPVGALKLQGLAHAWKKVLDAWREDRAGEHARALSALDRELSRGEKFVDRAEDLVRMTEPFFSLAQKLFDGAQRRSGRHSHHHHHEAEDDYEHHPHASA from the coding sequence ATGACAACCGGCCCCGGGACATTTCCAGGCGCGCGCTATGACGCCGCCTCGGCGACAGCGCCGGCGGGAGGGACCCGCGAAGCCATCGTCGACGCCCTGCTGCGGTTGGCGGCGCGGCGTGATTTCGGCGCCACCACGATCACCGACATCGCCCGGGAGGCGGGCGTGTCGCTCGCCGATTTCCGTGACGCCTTCCCTTCGAAAGGCGCTGTGCTCGGCGCATTTTTGCGGCGGATCGATCGCAAGGTGCTCGAAAATCCTTCCCGTTCCTACGAGGACGAGCCGTCGCGGGAGCGGCTGTATCACGTCCTTTCGCATCGGCTCGACGCGCTCGAGCCCTATCGTGACGCGGTGCTGAATATCGCCGAATGGGCGGCCAAGGACCCGTTGTCCGCGACCGCGCTGAACCGGGAAATCGTAAACTCGATGAGGTTCATGCTTGAGGCCGCCGATATCGACAGCGAGGGGCCTGTCGGCGCGCTCAAGCTGCAGGGCTTGGCCCACGCCTGGAAAAAGGTGCTCGACGCCTGGCGCGAGGATCGGGCCGGCGAACACGCCCGCGCTCTGTCAGCGCTCGACCGCGAATTGAGCCGAGGTGAGAAATTCGTGGATCGCGCAGAAGATCTCGTGCGCATGACGGAGCCGTTTTTCTCGCTGGCGCAAAAACTCTTCGATGGCGCGCAACGGCGATCCGGCCGCCACTCGCATCATCATCATCACGAGGCCGAGGACGATTACGAACATCATCCGCACGCAAGCGCGTGA
- a CDS encoding L,D-transpeptidase, protein MGLSSLFGRAASARLLNALAVGAVVLLGAASAPQEAAARNMVSFSPSYQPGTIVISARQRKLFLVVGQGVAISYPVAVPKAGREWSGAAAIEGKYVNPDWVPPPVVKQDHPELPNFIRGGSPHNPMGVRALTLDRYQVAIHGTTSKMRSSIGTAASYGCIRMLNEDVADLFDRVSVGSPVIMAP, encoded by the coding sequence ATGGGCCTGTCTTCGCTGTTCGGGCGCGCCGCGAGCGCGCGCCTGTTGAATGCTCTCGCTGTCGGCGCTGTCGTTTTGCTTGGCGCGGCCTCGGCGCCGCAGGAGGCGGCCGCCCGCAACATGGTTTCCTTTTCTCCCTCCTATCAGCCGGGGACCATCGTCATCAGCGCCCGCCAGCGCAAGCTGTTCCTGGTCGTGGGGCAGGGCGTGGCGATAAGCTACCCCGTCGCCGTTCCCAAAGCGGGCAGGGAGTGGTCGGGCGCAGCCGCCATCGAAGGCAAATACGTCAATCCGGATTGGGTGCCCCCGCCGGTGGTCAAGCAGGACCATCCCGAACTGCCGAATTTCATCCGGGGCGGCTCCCCCCATAATCCGATGGGGGTGCGCGCCCTGACCCTCGATCGCTATCAGGTCGCCATCCACGGCACCACCAGCAAGATGCGCTCTTCGATCGGCACTGCGGCGTCATACGGCTGCATCAGAATGCTGAACGAGGACGTCGCCGATCTCTTCGATCGCGTGAGCGTCGGCTCGCCGGTGATCATGGCCCCCTGA
- a CDS encoding DUF2786 domain-containing protein — translation MSRRKEAAGSAHKGGGAQLDDEELAALIDELCAEAVSGLSHNRIEEGARPWLAKAELDLDNPEHMARFVEALAFSGYLSVFTPSLTGFAPIERFIRDRRSGADADTAIALDALARAEFRLLHIDSVCVPDRCSATDLANGEKVTLFEEIPEEAVGCDVALWLAATPKGELVALGVIAPLDDAALAEAMKFVRPGKGLRNSHRCAAALYRHVVRHDTLRIEGLNLFSEELSDIPDEDEEDWDELQKLAVAFMAQEIAEACGESITEEILQAARGMTNVANLMEALSRCVIYRAGGKANFAEAFSWIGFVMLETLDRRFASGFGGATRSIEVIAGDIERAIAEGEAPEGVGPLFQELRVKLMATRRAKTKGRPQDDELARVLQRIQALRAKTVDQGCTEQEALASAQKVAELLDRYGLSLDEVEMRERPCEGIGVDTGRKRSSPIDECVPAIADFCDCRTWFEKTASGSLRFVFFGLPEDVAAAHYLYDLIVLAFKTEADAFKKRSKAEVSGRNSSRSFQIGFGHGICYKLSDLKAERDKATRKADGRALAVVKSSVVEDEMEKLGLSLLAKEQNRSRKVLVDDYRAGVAAGEKFEPHLGVETE, via the coding sequence ATGAGCAGGCGGAAAGAGGCGGCGGGATCAGCGCATAAAGGCGGCGGCGCACAGCTGGACGACGAAGAGCTGGCGGCGCTGATCGATGAGCTTTGCGCGGAGGCGGTGTCTGGCCTTTCCCACAATAGGATCGAGGAAGGCGCTCGCCCATGGCTCGCTAAGGCTGAGCTCGATCTGGATAACCCGGAGCACATGGCGCGGTTCGTGGAAGCGCTGGCCTTTTCCGGTTATCTGAGCGTGTTCACGCCGTCCCTCACAGGCTTCGCGCCGATTGAGCGCTTCATCCGCGACCGCCGCTCCGGAGCCGACGCCGATACGGCTATCGCGCTGGACGCGTTGGCGCGCGCCGAATTCCGGCTCCTCCACATCGACTCGGTCTGCGTGCCGGACCGGTGTAGCGCAACCGATCTGGCCAATGGCGAAAAGGTCACGCTGTTCGAGGAGATCCCGGAAGAAGCGGTGGGATGCGATGTCGCCCTCTGGCTGGCCGCGACGCCAAAGGGAGAGCTCGTCGCGCTCGGGGTGATAGCGCCACTCGACGACGCCGCGCTCGCCGAAGCCATGAAGTTTGTTCGTCCAGGGAAGGGATTGCGCAACTCGCATCGCTGCGCCGCCGCCCTTTATCGTCATGTGGTCCGCCACGACACTTTGCGGATCGAGGGACTGAACCTCTTTTCCGAGGAACTGTCGGATATCCCCGACGAAGACGAAGAGGACTGGGACGAGCTCCAGAAGCTCGCTGTCGCCTTTATGGCGCAAGAGATCGCCGAGGCGTGCGGGGAATCGATAACCGAGGAAATTCTGCAGGCCGCGCGCGGCATGACGAACGTCGCGAACCTCATGGAGGCGCTGTCGCGCTGCGTCATTTATCGCGCCGGGGGGAAGGCGAACTTCGCCGAAGCATTTTCGTGGATCGGCTTCGTGATGCTGGAGACGCTCGATCGCCGCTTTGCTTCGGGATTTGGCGGCGCGACGCGGTCGATCGAAGTAATAGCCGGGGACATCGAACGCGCCATCGCCGAGGGTGAGGCGCCGGAAGGCGTAGGCCCCCTGTTTCAGGAGTTGCGCGTCAAGCTGATGGCGACCCGGCGTGCAAAAACGAAAGGGCGCCCACAGGATGACGAACTCGCCCGGGTTCTACAACGCATCCAGGCGTTGCGCGCCAAGACCGTCGACCAGGGGTGCACCGAGCAGGAGGCTCTGGCTTCGGCGCAAAAAGTCGCCGAATTGCTGGATCGCTATGGTCTGTCGCTCGACGAGGTCGAGATGCGCGAACGCCCCTGCGAGGGAATTGGCGTAGACACGGGCCGGAAGCGGAGCTCGCCGATCGACGAATGCGTGCCGGCCATAGCCGATTTTTGTGATTGCAGGACATGGTTCGAGAAGACCGCCTCCGGCTCGCTGCGCTTCGTGTTTTTCGGCCTCCCCGAGGATGTCGCCGCCGCGCACTATCTTTACGATTTGATCGTCCTCGCGTTCAAAACCGAAGCCGACGCCTTCAAGAAGCGAAGCAAAGCGGAGGTCTCGGGGCGAAATTCATCGCGTTCGTTTCAAATCGGTTTTGGGCATGGAATATGTTACAAACTGAGCGACTTGAAAGCCGAACGGGATAAGGCGACGCGCAAGGCCGACGGCCGCGCGCTTGCGGTCGTCAAATCTTCGGTGGTCGAAGACGAAATGGAAAAGCTCGGTCTGTCGCTCCTCGCGAAAGAGCAAAACAGAAGCCGCAAGGTGTTGGTGGACGATTACCGGGCCGGCGTCGCCGCCGGAGAAAAATTCGAACCGCATCTCGGGGTCGAGACGGAGTGA
- a CDS encoding cold-shock protein, with protein sequence MAGSIKWFDVAKGYGFIVPDDGSADVLLHVTTLRRSGHQAAQEGARVVCEAHRRSKGMQVFRVITMDESTAVHPSQSAAGRTHTQVVPVGGYEIAIVKWFNRVKGFGFLTRGEGTADIFLHMETVRRFGLAELKPGDSVLVRYGDGPKGLMAAEVRLLDNKGPASH encoded by the coding sequence ATCGCCGGCTCGATCAAGTGGTTCGACGTAGCCAAAGGCTATGGTTTCATTGTGCCCGACGACGGCTCCGCCGATGTCCTCCTGCATGTGACGACTCTTCGCCGCTCCGGCCACCAGGCCGCGCAGGAAGGCGCGCGCGTGGTTTGCGAAGCGCATCGCCGCTCGAAAGGCATGCAGGTCTTCCGTGTCATCACCATGGACGAATCGACTGCGGTTCATCCCTCGCAATCGGCCGCCGGGCGCACGCACACGCAAGTCGTTCCGGTCGGCGGCTACGAGATCGCGATCGTAAAGTGGTTCAATCGCGTCAAAGGTTTTGGTTTCCTCACCCGCGGAGAAGGCACGGCCGACATCTTCCTTCACATGGAGACGGTCAGACGCTTCGGTCTCGCGGAGTTGAAGCCGGGCGACAGCGTCCTCGTGCGCTACGGCGATGGCCCCAAGGGCCTGATGGCTGCCGAGGTTCGCCTGCTCGACAACAAGGGTCCCGCCTCGCACTAA
- a CDS encoding glycosyltransferase, whose product MCAALPKILIVTFGSLGDLHPFIALGQALQREGFSVVVASSSDHRERVEAHGLGFTPISPSLADIRARLGLDMGGLARRMSEDDGFLFRDLIFPHLHQSYEQLLAISAGAATVVAHSIAFSAHAAAEKLGIPLALVTLSPMLLYSAYDPPLGSRAPFIPEPRARLSLAYNRAMLGLFAELADRWAAPLRRFRRDLGLPNPGPFALFRGVARDIPTIGLHSALLAPPRPDHSPNLLVAGHSFHDAATSMSEEEAALLEEFLEAGEAPVVFTLGSFVSHGLHAHYRACVEAAQSLGKRAILLADKEDVEELRAGAPASVHVAGYVPHSQLFPRALAVAHHGGIGTSGQALRAGKPQLVTPFLGDQQDNSARLARLGVARALPGRKVSGTRLAVELAALLEKPDYARCAGELAPRIAAEDGPAAAAQRIAQLARRRK is encoded by the coding sequence ATGTGCGCCGCGCTGCCCAAAATCCTCATCGTCACCTTCGGCTCGCTGGGCGATCTCCATCCCTTCATCGCGCTGGGACAGGCTCTCCAACGCGAGGGTTTTTCCGTCGTCGTCGCGTCTTCCTCGGACCATCGCGAGCGTGTGGAGGCTCACGGGCTGGGTTTTACTCCGATCTCGCCGAGTCTGGCGGACATTCGCGCGCGCCTCGGCCTCGACATGGGCGGGCTGGCGCGGCGCATGAGCGAGGATGACGGCTTCCTGTTCCGGGATTTGATCTTCCCGCATCTCCACCAATCCTATGAGCAATTATTGGCGATAAGCGCTGGCGCGGCGACCGTCGTCGCGCACAGCATCGCCTTTTCCGCGCATGCGGCGGCGGAAAAACTCGGGATTCCGCTCGCTCTGGTCACGCTTTCCCCGATGCTGCTCTATTCGGCTTACGATCCGCCGCTCGGCTCCCGCGCTCCTTTCATCCCGGAGCCCAGGGCGCGGCTTTCGCTGGCCTACAATCGCGCGATGCTCGGGCTTTTTGCGGAGCTGGCGGATCGCTGGGCCGCTCCTTTGCGGCGTTTCAGGCGTGATCTCGGCCTGCCCAATCCGGGCCCCTTTGCGCTCTTTCGCGGAGTGGCGCGAGATATTCCGACCATTGGCCTGCACTCGGCTTTGCTGGCGCCGCCGCGCCCCGATCACTCGCCCAATCTTTTGGTCGCCGGGCACAGCTTTCACGACGCCGCGACCTCGATGAGCGAGGAAGAAGCGGCGTTGCTGGAGGAGTTTCTCGAGGCGGGAGAAGCGCCGGTGGTTTTCACGCTCGGCAGTTTCGTCAGCCACGGCCTTCACGCGCATTACCGCGCCTGCGTCGAGGCGGCCCAGAGCCTTGGAAAACGGGCGATCCTGCTCGCAGATAAAGAGGATGTGGAAGAGCTGCGCGCCGGCGCGCCAGCGAGTGTCCATGTCGCCGGCTATGTGCCGCATTCGCAGCTGTTTCCGCGCGCGCTGGCCGTCGCCCACCATGGCGGGATCGGAACCAGCGGGCAAGCGCTGCGGGCCGGAAAGCCGCAGCTCGTCACGCCCTTTCTCGGCGATCAGCAGGATAATTCCGCCAGACTCGCGCGGCTGGGCGTCGCACGCGCGCTGCCGGGCCGGAAAGTCTCGGGGACAAGGCTCGCGGTGGAGCTTGCGGCTTTGTTGGAAAAACCCGATTACGCCCGGTGTGCGGGCGAGCTCGCGCCGCGCATCGCCGCGGAGGATGGCCCCGCCGCCGCCGCCCAAAGGATTGCGCAGTTGGCGCGGCGCCGAAAGTAA
- a CDS encoding phosphate-starvation-inducible protein PsiE produces the protein MSDLGNEKPPTVRRLRQTIDPIGYLLTEGFHLLGLFAIGAATVWAALKAFLEMSTKGHASIEDLLLLFIYLEIGSMVGIYFRTNHMPVRFLLYVGSRR, from the coding sequence ATGAGCGATCTTGGAAACGAGAAGCCTCCGACCGTTCGCCGGTTGCGGCAAACTATAGACCCGATCGGCTATTTGCTTACGGAGGGCTTCCACCTACTCGGGCTTTTCGCAATCGGGGCCGCGACCGTCTGGGCCGCGCTGAAGGCGTTTCTCGAAATGTCCACCAAAGGACACGCCTCGATCGAAGACCTCTTGCTGCTCTTCATTTATCTCGAAATCGGATCGATGGTCGGCATTTATTTTCGCACCAACCACATGCCGGTGCGTTTCCTGCTCTATGTGGGCTCACGGCGCTGA
- a CDS encoding class I SAM-dependent methyltransferase, with translation MTQSPPIIFDRALVRKRLARALEKGAPDFLMQRAAEDLQDRLFAIRREFPRALDLATPTAHFAQVLAARAQAAPLRAAATFPSAAETGVRVAADEEALPFAPQSLDLVVSGMALQWVNDLPGVFAQVRRSLAPDGLFLACMAGGSSLTELRQALAQAEAEILGGASPRVSPFVEVRDLGSLLQRAGFALPVTDADVFTLRYDSMFALCRDLRAMGAANALAAGSRRPLRRSVFLRAAQIYAEKFSDTDGRVRASFEIIWLSGWAPHESQQKPLKPGSAQMRLADALKATSEKS, from the coding sequence ATGACTCAATCGCCGCCCATCATCTTCGACCGCGCCCTCGTGCGTAAGCGTCTGGCCCGCGCCCTCGAAAAGGGCGCGCCCGATTTCCTGATGCAGCGCGCCGCCGAGGATCTGCAGGACCGCCTGTTTGCGATCCGCAGGGAGTTTCCCCGCGCGCTCGATCTCGCGACCCCGACGGCTCATTTCGCGCAAGTGCTGGCGGCGCGCGCGCAGGCGGCCCCGCTGCGGGCAGCGGCGACCTTCCCCTCGGCGGCGGAGACCGGCGTTCGCGTGGCGGCGGATGAAGAAGCCCTGCCCTTCGCGCCCCAGTCGCTCGATCTGGTGGTGTCCGGCATGGCCCTGCAGTGGGTCAACGATCTACCCGGCGTTTTCGCCCAGGTGAGACGCAGCCTCGCGCCCGATGGGCTTTTTCTGGCCTGCATGGCCGGCGGCTCCAGCCTGACCGAGTTGCGCCAGGCGCTGGCGCAGGCGGAAGCGGAAATTCTGGGCGGAGCCAGTCCCCGGGTCTCGCCCTTCGTGGAGGTGCGCGATCTGGGGTCCCTGCTCCAGCGCGCCGGCTTTGCGCTGCCGGTGACCGACGCCGACGTCTTCACCTTGCGTTACGACTCCATGTTTGCGCTCTGCCGCGATCTGCGCGCCATGGGCGCCGCCAATGCGCTGGCGGCGGGTTCCCGGCGACCCCTTCGCCGTTCGGTCTTCCTGCGCGCCGCCCAGATCTACGCCGAGAAATTCTCCGATACCGACGGGCGCGTGCGCGCGAGTTTCGAGATCATATGGCTTTCCGGCTGGGCCCCGCACGAGAGCCAGCAAAAGCCCCTAAAACCCGGTTCGGCGCAGATGCGGCTGGCCGACGCGCTCAAGGCGACTTCCGAGAAAAGCTAG
- a CDS encoding DUF192 domain-containing protein produces the protein MSFLSPLRAFLAMAAVAASLSAACAAEAPLERLEIVTSSGAHQFQVEVARTEEQREKGLMERRSMPRDQGMLFEFHVEQPVAMWMKNTYIPLDMVFVSRRGRVTGVAENATPMSEEIIPSGQPAYAVIELNAGVAREIKLKIGDDVRHPAFKR, from the coding sequence ATGAGCTTTCTCTCGCCTTTGCGGGCTTTTTTGGCCATGGCGGCGGTCGCGGCGAGCCTTTCCGCGGCCTGCGCGGCCGAGGCGCCGCTCGAGCGGCTCGAAATCGTCACCTCCTCCGGCGCTCATCAATTTCAGGTGGAAGTCGCGCGCACCGAGGAGCAACGCGAGAAGGGGCTGATGGAGCGGCGCTCCATGCCCCGCGACCAGGGAATGCTGTTCGAATTCCACGTCGAGCAGCCGGTCGCCATGTGGATGAAGAACACCTACATTCCGCTCGACATGGTTTTCGTGTCGCGGCGCGGGCGCGTCACCGGAGTGGCCGAGAACGCCACGCCGATGTCGGAAGAGATCATTCCTTCGGGCCAGCCCGCCTATGCCGTCATTGAACTCAACGCCGGCGTGGCCCGCGAGATCAAACTGAAGATCGGCGACGACGTGCGCCATCCGGCATTCAAGCGCTGA
- the proC gene encoding pyrroline-5-carboxylate reductase: MSALPTAELANLSIVFVGAGKMGSALLAGLAAGAGGAKVLVLEPSPSPDAERICRENGFELRASASTQDAPADVLLLAVKPQALDAAAPAIAPLVGSKTLLVSILAGKRIADLAVRLPAGAFVRAMPNTPASIGRGVSGAYASEQTSAEQRAIAQTLLSAGGAVEWVDDEKLIDAVTAVSGSGPAYVFYLAECLAAAGVAAGLPEELSMRLARATVSGAGELMRRSEQTAPAVLRENVTSPGGTTAAALGVLMADDGMRPLLQRAVEAARRRAGELSG, from the coding sequence GTGAGCGCGCTGCCGACTGCCGAACTCGCAAATCTCTCGATAGTCTTCGTCGGCGCGGGAAAGATGGGCTCCGCTCTGCTCGCGGGCCTGGCCGCAGGAGCGGGCGGCGCAAAGGTGCTGGTTCTCGAGCCCTCGCCTTCGCCGGACGCGGAACGCATATGCCGTGAGAACGGCTTCGAGCTTCGCGCCTCCGCCTCGACGCAGGACGCGCCGGCGGACGTGCTGCTGCTCGCGGTGAAGCCGCAGGCGCTCGACGCGGCGGCGCCGGCGATTGCGCCGCTGGTCGGATCGAAAACTCTCCTGGTGTCCATTCTGGCGGGGAAGCGCATCGCAGATCTCGCCGTTCGTTTGCCGGCTGGCGCCTTCGTGCGCGCCATGCCCAACACGCCCGCTTCGATCGGACGCGGCGTTTCCGGCGCTTACGCGAGCGAGCAAACCAGCGCCGAACAACGCGCGATCGCCCAGACGCTGCTTTCCGCCGGCGGCGCGGTGGAGTGGGTCGACGACGAAAAGCTCATCGACGCGGTGACTGCGGTCTCGGGCTCCGGCCCCGCCTATGTGTTCTATCTCGCCGAATGTCTGGCCGCGGCGGGCGTCGCCGCTGGTCTCCCCGAGGAATTGTCCATGCGCCTCGCGCGCGCCACAGTCTCGGGGGCAGGGGAGCTGATGCGCCGCTCGGAGCAGACCGCGCCAGCGGTTCTGCGCGAGAACGTCACTTCTCCGGGAGGCACGACGGCGGCCGCTCTCGGCGTCCTGATGGCCGACGACGGCATGAGGCCTCTGCTGCAGCGCGCGGTCGAAGCCGCCCGCCGCCGCGCCGGAGAACTCTCCGGCTGA
- a CDS encoding PAN domain-containing protein yields MSDVFMSYAREDEQRVAPIVEKLAAFGLRLWPAGPAGNGGSWDESEVNERLREAKAVLVCWTSHSAHSVRVNGEASVAQSSAKLVSCLLEECKAPSQFQSNDAPDLSGWNGDAQHLGWRALIEKLAALTGRPGLPALGEALGAASDRELLGWTQRFPEDPHADALRGEIEKRERSRFKEEINSAQSALSDAARLFEQSKSGVLNECSAAFEKWIGDLRNAAYDARPNVSEALSSPEWLSSGALQQLASERDAAVKEAKSAAEAREEALKRREVAHEVRDAALLKAKRAETALAAAEAEEASYKSRRTPAWILAACLGSALAGGLAYRTASGSGVDGASVEQAKQQAAQGAGELAAARDSLKIQDETIAQLRAAASQSAPERREFETQLKRKNAELEEKTEALKAAAEKVAKLEAALNAANAQPEGLRKTSAPGGAPGAEKSSTAAALDESQPRLAIKFNTFDSGDIQGKDLGKIPSPSAEDCAAACRDNPACRAYSYDKWNHICFPKSSVGSLRLEPRAISGVIQGGPNPKLATSRIIMERYRGRAFPGAGYKTPNAGKPQDCEDICRRDEACVAYTFLWSSRKCQLMESTGEYFPNQEADSGGKKQER; encoded by the coding sequence GTGTCCGACGTCTTCATGAGTTATGCGCGCGAGGACGAGCAGCGCGTCGCTCCCATCGTCGAGAAGCTTGCGGCCTTCGGCCTTCGGCTATGGCCGGCGGGGCCCGCCGGAAATGGCGGAAGCTGGGACGAGAGCGAGGTGAACGAGCGGCTTCGGGAGGCGAAAGCGGTTCTGGTCTGCTGGACGAGCCATTCCGCGCATTCCGTGCGGGTGAACGGCGAGGCCTCGGTCGCCCAATCCAGCGCGAAGCTCGTCTCCTGCCTGCTGGAGGAATGCAAGGCGCCGTCACAGTTCCAGTCGAACGACGCGCCGGACCTTTCCGGCTGGAACGGCGACGCCCAGCATTTGGGATGGCGCGCCCTCATCGAAAAACTCGCCGCCCTCACGGGCCGCCCGGGCCTGCCGGCCCTCGGCGAGGCCCTCGGCGCTGCGAGCGACCGTGAGCTTTTGGGTTGGACGCAACGCTTCCCGGAGGATCCTCATGCGGACGCGCTTCGCGGAGAAATCGAGAAAAGAGAGCGCAGCCGCTTCAAGGAAGAAATCAACTCGGCGCAAAGCGCGCTTTCCGACGCCGCCAGATTGTTCGAGCAATCGAAGAGCGGCGTTCTCAACGAATGTTCGGCCGCCTTCGAAAAGTGGATCGGCGACCTGCGAAACGCCGCATACGACGCGCGTCCCAACGTCTCCGAGGCTCTGTCGTCGCCGGAATGGCTCAGTTCCGGCGCGCTCCAGCAGCTCGCGTCCGAGCGCGACGCAGCGGTGAAGGAGGCGAAAAGCGCGGCGGAGGCGCGCGAAGAAGCCCTGAAGCGAAGGGAAGTCGCCCATGAGGTGCGAGACGCTGCGCTGCTGAAGGCCAAACGCGCGGAAACCGCCCTCGCCGCAGCGGAAGCCGAAGAAGCCTCCTACAAATCCAGGCGCACGCCGGCATGGATTCTCGCCGCATGCCTCGGCTCCGCTCTCGCCGGAGGACTCGCCTATCGAACCGCCTCCGGTTCCGGCGTCGATGGGGCGTCGGTCGAGCAGGCGAAACAGCAAGCGGCCCAGGGCGCCGGCGAGCTTGCGGCCGCGCGCGACAGTTTGAAAATCCAGGACGAGACTATTGCGCAACTGCGGGCCGCTGCATCGCAATCGGCGCCCGAGCGCCGCGAGTTCGAGACGCAGCTCAAGCGCAAGAATGCGGAGCTCGAGGAAAAGACCGAGGCCCTGAAAGCCGCAGCCGAGAAGGTCGCGAAGCTGGAGGCCGCGCTGAACGCAGCCAATGCCCAGCCCGAAGGCCTCCGCAAAACGTCGGCCCCGGGCGGGGCGCCCGGCGCCGAAAAGTCTTCGACCGCAGCTGCGCTGGACGAGAGCCAGCCGCGCCTCGCGATCAAGTTCAACACTTTCGACAGCGGCGACATCCAGGGGAAAGACCTCGGGAAGATCCCGAGCCCGAGCGCCGAGGATTGCGCCGCCGCCTGCCGCGACAATCCCGCCTGCCGCGCCTACAGCTACGACAAGTGGAACCATATCTGTTTTCCCAAATCCAGCGTGGGGTCGTTGAGGCTCGAACCGAGGGCTATATCCGGCGTGATCCAGGGCGGCCCCAACCCCAAGCTGGCGACATCCCGCATCATCATGGAGCGTTATCGCGGCAGGGCCTTCCCCGGCGCGGGCTACAAGACCCCGAATGCGGGAAAGCCGCAGGACTGCGAGGATATCTGCCGGCGCGACGAAGCCTGCGTCGCCTATACTTTCCTGTGGTCCAGCCGCAAATGCCAGTTGATGGAGTCGACCGGGGAATATTTTCCAAATCAGGAAGCCGACAGCGGCGGGAAAAAACAGGAGCGTTGA